The DNA region AAACGTGGCACCCACCTGGATTATGGGGGTCGCGAAGGCGATGATGATATTGGCCTTGTCGAAGAGCAGGTACGCGGCCACGACGTACGCGACCGAAAGCAGAACGGTTACGATGAGCGACTTCACTATGGAAAACTTGGAGACGGTGAATCCCATGAGCAGCGAGATCACGAAGAGGAGCAAAAGGTTCTGGCCCTCCGAGAACTTCACGATGAAGTCCTGGTTGAGGATCGTGTTAAGCGCATTGGCGTGGTGCTCGATCCCGAACAGGTCGCCGTAGGGGGATTTGTGTATGTCGGTGGAGACCCCCGTTACCGAGTACGCGGCGACAAGCAGTATCTTGTTTTCCAGGGATTTCGATGTGTCCTTGCCGTCCTTCACGAAATAGTAGTAGGGAATATTGCTGAAGCTTCCCGGGCCGCCGATAAAATTGATGTCCATGAAGCCTTTATCGTCAATAGGGATGCGAATTTCCCGGGCATCATTGGGCTTCGCCATCCTGTCGGCAGGAAGATTTTTGAGCTTTACATAACTACCCATATTGATTTCGACATCCTTCGCATCAATGCCGAAATAGTGCATTACGAGTACGAGGTCGATGGACGGATAATACGCGTTGTTGAACTTGATGAGGAGCGGCAGTTTCCTGTTGATACTGTCCGAGTCCGGCCGGATGTTCGCATACCCGATCCCCTTCGCGGCGCTTGCGAGCTTGGGCGTGGGCGGAACGACTTCTTCAACCCACTTTTGCGTCTTGTCATTCGGGTCGACGGGAAATTTTACGCGGTTCAGTATCTCGATGCGCTCCTTGATATCGGAATACTTGACGTCTACATCCTCGGTTTCAAAGGGAAAGTCGAGGAAGGCGACCTTCGCCTCCTTGAGCGCGTCTGCGAGATCGTCCTCGTACTTTTTATGGTCGAGAAACATGATATCGAAGAATATGGCCCTGGGATTGCCGCTGCCGATAAACTTGGTGAATTTGGCGTGCATGTTCCACGGGTAAGGCCACATGATTCCCTGTTCCGTGAATTTCCGTATGGTATTCTCATCCAGGCCGACGATCATTATATCCTTGCGTGCGCGCGGATTGGGCTTGGTTATTTTGACGCCTTCCTGGAGTTTCTTTGATTTTTCGGAAGGGTCGCGCAGGAAGAAACGGAAATTGACGGAACCGTTTTCCAATCCGTCAAGAAGGTTCGATTGGGTGTAGATGGCGCCGAACACCAGGAATGTAAGCAATGAAACCGCAATACCGATCGCGTAATTCTTGTGCGTCTGCAGGAACTTTTTCATGGGTTCTCCCTCGAGTGAAGGAATTCAAGTCTAGGTTTCTGGAGTTTGTCGTCGCGCGGGCCAACTTTCAAGTACTTTATTAAATGGTTGACAAAAATTATTCCGGGAATAGGCCAATGTCCGTAATTAAAAAAATCAAAAATGCGAGACGCGCCTGCCGTGAATTACACGGCCGGCGTGCGGGCCCGGCGGCCCGCGAGGCGGCAAGGTGAACACCAAGGACATGATTGAAGGGATCGTACGCGAGGCGCTCGCCTGCGCGGAAAAGGACGGGGCCATTTCCTCCGGAGACACCCCCCCTATCAAGATCGAATATCCTAAGGAAGAAAAATTCGGGGATTACGCCACGCCGTTCGCCATGGAAGCGGCGCGCGTGTTCAGGCGCTCCCCGTTCGAAATAGGGTCGGTGATAGCGCGCTACATGCAGGGTTCGGACATGCTTGAACGCGTGGATGTCGTGAAGCCCGGTTTCATAAACATATTTCTTTCCAGCGCGTATCTGTATGGCGTTCTAAAGACCGTACTGTCCGCGCGGGACGACTATGGCAGAAACAGGAAGGAGAAGCCGCGCAGGGTGAACATCGAATTCGTATCGGCGAATCCGACGGGTCCGTTGAATATCGTATCGGCGCGCGCGGCGGCTATCGGGGATACCCTCGCCAACCTGCTCGAAGCAGCGGGGGACAACGTCGAGAAAGAGTTCTATGTAAATGACTTCGGGAACCAGGTCGACCTTCTGGGCTTATCGGTACTATGCCGTTACCGTGAGCTCGCCGGCGAAACCGTCAACTTTCCGGAGGACGGCTACCACGGCGCGTATGTGAAGGACATCGCCGCGTATATAAAGGATAATCTCGCCCAGGATGTCGACAGGCTTTCCGGCGAGGCCCAGAAAATCGACTTCATGGCCAGGAAGGCGATCGAGCTGAACGTGTCGGGACAGAAACGCGATCTCGCGCGGTTCAATGTCAATTTTGACGCCTGGTTCAGCGAGCGCTCGCTGCACGAGGCGGGCGAGGTCCCCCGTACAAAGGAAGAAATGGAGGCACGCGGGCTCCTTTACACGGAAGAAGGGAAATGCGTGTTCCGGTCCACCGATTTTGGGGACGACAAGGACCGTGTCGTGGTACGGGATGACGGCAGGCCGACCTACCTGCTCGCGGATATCACGTATCACCGGGATAAGATACGCCGCGGATACGACCTTATCATCGATATCTGGGGCCCGGATCATCACGGATACATCGCGCGCATGGCGGGGGCCATGAAGGCGTTCGGATACGGGGAAGGGTCGTTCAAGGTGCTCATTGCACAGCAGGTGAACCTGGTCATGGAGGGGGAGCTTGTGAAGATGTCAAAGCGGCTGGGGAAATTTTCCACGATGAGCGAGCTGCTCGACGAGATCGGCGTGGACGTCGCGCGGTATTTCTTCGTGATGCGCTCCACCGACAGCCACCTGGACTTCGATCTCGCGCTCGCGAAAAAGCAAAGCTCCGAAAACCCGGTGTTCTATTTACAATATGCGCATGCGCGAATCTGCTCGATTTTCCGGGAGGCCGAAAAGCGCGGCCTTGGTTACGCGCCCGAATCCATGGAAGGGGACCAGTTGAAAAATCCCGAGGCCGTCGCGCTCCTGAAGCTGCTTGCGCGTTTCCCCGAGGAGATCGCGGATGCGGCGAACACGTGCGAGCCCCACAGGATAACCAACCACCTCCTGAGACTTGCCCAGGGGTATCACCGGTTCTATACTGAACACCGCGTACTTGCCGACGACCCGGTGCAAAGAAACTCATTTCTGGCCCTGTGTGACGGCGTGCGCATCGTGCTTAAAAACGGTCTGCACCTGCTCGGGGTAACGGCGCCGGAACGGATGTAAGCATGCCGGAAGCAATCATCATATCGACGGGCAGCGAGCTGATGTATGGTCGTGTCCGCGACGACAATGCCCATTTTCTCAGCGGCAGGCTCTTCGATCGGGGTTTCAAGGTGCGCCGTCATGTGGCCGTGGGCGATGACCGGGAAGATATCGGGCGGGCCGCGTCGGAATCGATCGCGCATGCCGACGTCGTGCTCCTTACGGGGGGCCTGGGGCCTACGAATGACGATCTTACTACCGAAACGCTCGCATCGCTCTATGGACTGGTTATCGAAATCCACGAGCCTTCTCGACGTCGGATGGACGAGTTCTTCTCGTCCATGAACCGGTCCGCGATCGGCGGCGATAGTAAGATGGTAAGCGTCCCGCGTAACGCTGCGGTGTTCCCGAACGATATAGGGCTCGCCGTAGGATATGCCCTGGAAGTAGACGGTAAAATCCTTATCGTAATGCCGGGCGTTCCCCGGGAGATGCGATGGATGTTCGACACTCACGTGATGTCGTATCTTGCAAACCGATTCGGTTTAATAGAACGCGGTTTTCTCGCAGTTCGTGTGGCGATGATGCGGGAGGCGGAGGTAGACGCGGCGGTTCGTTCGCTTCCCGCGCTCACGGACGACGTCGAATGGGGCATCACCACGCGTCCCGGGATCAACACGCTCACCTTTCTGCAAAAGGAGGGTAGGCCGTTCGACGGGCCCGTGCTGATCGAGGCCCTGCACCGCGTATTCGGCGATAATATGCTTGCCAATTCCTCCGCAAGCATGGAGGATGAGGTGGTAGCGCTCCTTGTTGAAAAGAATTTAACCGTGGCCTGTGCGGAGTCGTGCACGGGCGGAACGGTGGCCCAGCTCATTACGGACATACCCGGTTCCTCCCGGGTGTTCATGGGCGGCGTTGTCGCATATGGAAATGCCATGAAAACGGACCTGCTTGGGGTTCCCGGTGAACTAATCGATGCGGAGGGAGCCGTGAGCGAGGCTGTCGCGGCTTCCATGGCACAGGGGGCGCGCATGCGGTCTGGTGCGGATATCGCCGTTTCGATTACCGGCATAGCCGGCCCGGGGGGCGGAACGGATACAAAACCGGTCGGTACGGTATGTTTCGGATTTGCGACACGCTCGGGGACCCGCACGTTCAGCTCCATGATCATGGGAGACCGGGAGCGCGTCAGGACAATGGCCTCCATGCAGGCCCTCAACACTATCAGGATATTCTGTAAATCTATATGATGCGCATTTCGCACGTGGTTATCGCCTTGCTGTTGCTTTGCTGCCAGGTCGCCTTCGCGGCCAATGGTGTCCAGTCGCATTTCGAGCAGGCAAGCGAGGCTTTTAAATCGGGAAATTTCGGATCGGCCGAACTGCTGTTCAGGAAGGTCGTGGAGAACGGGGACAGCTCGGAGTATCGGGACAAGGCCTGGTATTATCTCGCGCTTTCGGTCTTCAACCAGAAGAAGTACAAGGCGGCGATTTTCGAATTCAACAGGTTCGTCCTCACCTGCACGTCGCAGGAACTCTGCGCCGAATCCAGGTTCTGGATCGCCGAGTCGCATTACTACCTGAAGGAATTTATCCGCGCCATTGACGAATTCCGGAGATTTATCGACCAGTCAAAGTCCTCCCCGCTCGCGATCACCGCGAGGGACAGGATAGCCGAAATATATTTCATGCAGGGCAGGTACGACGAGGCCGTAATCGAATGGAAGGAGGCGGGCACCGCATCCTTGAACGCCCTCCTGAACAACCAGCGCATAGTACGGATCGGGGAAGCGTTTTTCCTCAACCAGAATTACGATGAGGCGCTTTCGGTACTGGAATCCCTGCTTGCCTCAAAGTCGGAAAGGCCCGTCGAGGCCCACGCGAGGCTTATTATCGGCAGGATATACCAGCTGAAGAACAGGCACG from Spirochaetota bacterium includes:
- a CDS encoding CinA family nicotinamide mononucleotide deamidase-related protein gives rise to the protein MPEAIIISTGSELMYGRVRDDNAHFLSGRLFDRGFKVRRHVAVGDDREDIGRAASESIAHADVVLLTGGLGPTNDDLTTETLASLYGLVIEIHEPSRRRMDEFFSSMNRSAIGGDSKMVSVPRNAAVFPNDIGLAVGYALEVDGKILIVMPGVPREMRWMFDTHVMSYLANRFGLIERGFLAVRVAMMREAEVDAAVRSLPALTDDVEWGITTRPGINTLTFLQKEGRPFDGPVLIEALHRVFGDNMLANSSASMEDEVVALLVEKNLTVACAESCTGGTVAQLITDIPGSSRVFMGGVVAYGNAMKTDLLGVPGELIDAEGAVSEAVAASMAQGARMRSGADIAVSITGIAGPGGGTDTKPVGTVCFGFATRSGTRTFSSMIMGDRERVRTMASMQALNTIRIFCKSI
- a CDS encoding adenylate/guanylate cyclase domain-containing protein, translating into MKKFLQTHKNYAIGIAVSLLTFLVFGAIYTQSNLLDGLENGSVNFRFFLRDPSEKSKKLQEGVKITKPNPRARKDIMIVGLDENTIRKFTEQGIMWPYPWNMHAKFTKFIGSGNPRAIFFDIMFLDHKKYEDDLADALKEAKVAFLDFPFETEDVDVKYSDIKERIEILNRVKFPVDPNDKTQKWVEEVVPPTPKLASAAKGIGYANIRPDSDSINRKLPLLIKFNNAYYPSIDLVLVMHYFGIDAKDVEINMGSYVKLKNLPADRMAKPNDAREIRIPIDDKGFMDINFIGGPGSFSNIPYYYFVKDGKDTSKSLENKILLVAAYSVTGVSTDIHKSPYGDLFGIEHHANALNTILNQDFIVKFSEGQNLLLLFVISLLMGFTVSKFSIVKSLIVTVLLSVAYVVAAYLLFDKANIIIAFATPIIQVGATFTVITVYRVLTEQREKKYIRQTFSKFVSKSVVDELLQDPEKLKLGGEKKILTVLFSDIRGFTSISEKLSPEALVEHLNEYLEAMTELVFKYDGTLDKYVGDEIMAFWGAPIPQDDHAILASKCAVEMMSKLRELNIAWTHMGKPELHIGIGLNTGDMVVGNMGSSSRMDYTLMGDNVNLGARLEGTNKVYSTDIIISEYTYEYVKDQVITRELDLIRVKGKQLPVKIYQLVDIK
- a CDS encoding arginine--tRNA ligase, which codes for MNTKDMIEGIVREALACAEKDGAISSGDTPPIKIEYPKEEKFGDYATPFAMEAARVFRRSPFEIGSVIARYMQGSDMLERVDVVKPGFINIFLSSAYLYGVLKTVLSARDDYGRNRKEKPRRVNIEFVSANPTGPLNIVSARAAAIGDTLANLLEAAGDNVEKEFYVNDFGNQVDLLGLSVLCRYRELAGETVNFPEDGYHGAYVKDIAAYIKDNLAQDVDRLSGEAQKIDFMARKAIELNVSGQKRDLARFNVNFDAWFSERSLHEAGEVPRTKEEMEARGLLYTEEGKCVFRSTDFGDDKDRVVVRDDGRPTYLLADITYHRDKIRRGYDLIIDIWGPDHHGYIARMAGAMKAFGYGEGSFKVLIAQQVNLVMEGELVKMSKRLGKFSTMSELLDEIGVDVARYFFVMRSTDSHLDFDLALAKKQSSENPVFYLQYAHARICSIFREAEKRGLGYAPESMEGDQLKNPEAVALLKLLARFPEEIADAANTCEPHRITNHLLRLAQGYHRFYTEHRVLADDPVQRNSFLALCDGVRIVLKNGLHLLGVTAPERM